A single Carnobacterium alterfunditum DSM 5972 DNA region contains:
- a CDS encoding heavy-metal-associated domain-containing protein has protein sequence MKKELTIEGMKCEGCASTVVEKFQAIEGVERVVVDLEKKQATVESQNEIDEKAFIQALSDTNYKLVK, from the coding sequence ATGAAAAAAGAATTGACGATCGAAGGTATGAAATGTGAAGGTTGTGCTAGCACAGTAGTTGAAAAATTCCAAGCTATTGAAGGTGTTGAACGTGTAGTCGTTGATTTAGAAAAGAAACAAGCTACCGTTGAAAGCCAAAATGAGATTGATGAAAAGGCGTTTATCCAAGCATTAAGCGATACAAACTACAAATTAGTTAAATAA
- a CDS encoding heavy metal translocating P-type ATPase — protein MIEKAFKIEGMSCASCAQTIEKAMRKMTGVKEVSVNLATEKMHVKYDEASLTDKDIKEAVSQSGYKVAPDTKKKTFVIEGMTCASCAQTVEKAAGKLPGIMSANVNLATEKMAVQYNPEQLVLSDLTNAVKEAGYEAHEEIETGDAIDLDREKKAQHIKDMWQRFWISAVFTIPLLYISMGHMLGMPLPGVIDPMMNAGSFALIQLILTLPVLVLGREFFIVGFKVLFKGHPNMDSLVALGTSAAFLYSLAVTIGIWIGNTEIAMDLYYESAAVILTLITLGKYFEALSKGKTSEAIKKLIGLAPKKARVIRNEQEVELAIDEVQVNDIIIVKPGEKMPVDGVVVEGITSVDEAMLTGESIPVEKTIGDAIIGASINKNGTIQYKATKVGKDTALAQIIKLVEDAQGSKAPIAKLADIISGYFVPIVIVLAVLSGSAWYLAGESGVFALTIAISVLVIACPCALGLATPTAIMVGTGKGAEYGVLIKSGGALEKTHKIQTIIFDKTGTITEGKPEVTDILTVNGMTEDELLVLAASAEKGSEHPLGEAIVHGAEKKALVLLKTHSFNAIPGHGIEVTIENQTLLLGNKKLMIDRGIALDAVEKTSDALAGEGKTPMYISKNGQLAGMIAVADTVKASSLKAIEKLHEMGLEVAMITGDNKRTAEAIAKQVGIDRVLSEVLPEEKANEVKKLQAEGKTVAMVGDGINDAPALAQADIGIAIGSGTDVAMESADIVLMRSDLMDVPTAVELSKATIKNIKENLFWAFGYNVLGIPIAMGLLHIFGGPLLNPMLAGAAMSFSSVSVLINALRLKRFKPSSK, from the coding sequence TTGATCGAAAAAGCATTTAAGATTGAAGGTATGAGTTGTGCATCTTGTGCTCAAACCATTGAAAAAGCAATGAGAAAGATGACAGGAGTAAAAGAAGTAAGTGTCAATTTAGCTACTGAGAAAATGCATGTTAAATATGATGAAGCCAGTCTTACAGATAAAGACATCAAAGAAGCCGTAAGCCAATCTGGCTATAAAGTCGCACCAGATACCAAAAAGAAAACCTTTGTGATCGAAGGGATGACCTGTGCATCTTGTGCTCAAACAGTTGAAAAAGCTGCTGGGAAATTACCCGGCATCATGAGTGCTAATGTTAATTTAGCGACAGAAAAAATGGCTGTTCAATATAATCCAGAACAATTGGTCTTATCTGATCTTACCAATGCTGTTAAAGAAGCCGGTTATGAAGCTCATGAAGAAATTGAAACAGGGGATGCAATCGACTTAGATCGTGAAAAAAAAGCTCAGCATATAAAGGATATGTGGCAGCGGTTTTGGATATCAGCAGTGTTTACCATTCCGTTACTGTATATTTCAATGGGACATATGTTAGGAATGCCTTTGCCCGGAGTAATCGATCCTATGATGAATGCCGGATCGTTTGCTTTAATTCAATTGATTTTGACATTGCCTGTTTTAGTTTTAGGCAGAGAGTTCTTCATAGTAGGCTTTAAGGTTCTATTCAAAGGCCACCCCAATATGGATTCACTTGTTGCGTTAGGAACGAGTGCAGCCTTCTTATATAGTTTAGCTGTAACGATAGGCATATGGATAGGAAATACGGAGATAGCGATGGATCTTTATTATGAATCTGCGGCCGTTATTTTGACATTGATCACGCTTGGGAAATACTTTGAAGCTCTTTCAAAAGGAAAGACATCTGAGGCGATAAAAAAATTAATCGGGTTGGCTCCTAAAAAAGCTAGAGTGATAAGGAACGAACAAGAAGTTGAACTGGCCATTGATGAAGTCCAAGTAAATGACATCATCATCGTTAAACCAGGTGAAAAAATGCCGGTCGATGGGGTCGTTGTTGAAGGGATCACTTCAGTAGACGAAGCGATGCTGACTGGAGAAAGTATCCCGGTTGAAAAAACAATTGGCGATGCGATCATTGGAGCCAGTATCAATAAAAACGGAACGATTCAGTACAAAGCTACAAAAGTCGGCAAAGATACAGCATTAGCTCAAATTATTAAGCTGGTTGAAGACGCACAAGGTTCAAAAGCGCCAATTGCCAAACTAGCCGATATTATTTCTGGATATTTCGTACCAATTGTGATCGTGCTAGCTGTTTTATCTGGATCAGCTTGGTATCTAGCAGGAGAATCAGGCGTGTTTGCTTTAACGATCGCCATTTCTGTATTAGTGATTGCTTGTCCATGTGCACTAGGTCTAGCGACACCGACCGCTATTATGGTCGGAACAGGTAAAGGGGCAGAATACGGCGTTTTAATTAAAAGTGGTGGAGCATTAGAAAAAACACATAAGATCCAGACGATCATCTTTGATAAAACGGGTACGATCACGGAAGGAAAACCTGAAGTGACAGATATCCTAACCGTGAATGGAATGACGGAAGATGAATTGCTCGTTCTTGCAGCATCTGCTGAAAAAGGATCCGAACATCCATTGGGAGAAGCCATCGTTCATGGAGCAGAAAAGAAAGCATTAGTACTTCTTAAAACGCACTCGTTTAATGCGATCCCAGGACACGGCATTGAGGTGACGATTGAGAATCAAACGCTCTTATTAGGCAATAAAAAATTAATGATCGACCGCGGGATTGCACTTGATGCAGTAGAAAAAACGTCTGACGCGTTGGCTGGAGAAGGTAAAACGCCAATGTATATCTCTAAAAATGGTCAACTAGCTGGCATGATCGCCGTGGCAGACACGGTGAAAGCAAGCAGCCTGAAAGCCATCGAAAAATTGCATGAGATGGGTCTAGAAGTAGCAATGATCACGGGTGATAATAAACGGACAGCTGAAGCTATTGCAAAACAGGTCGGGATCGATCGTGTTTTGAGTGAGGTATTGCCAGAAGAAAAAGCAAATGAAGTGAAAAAATTACAAGCTGAAGGAAAAACCGTTGCGATGGTTGGGGATGGAATCAATGATGCTCCAGCCTTAGCTCAAGCAGATATCGGGATCGCTATTGGATCGGGTACAGATGTTGCAATGGAATCGGCAGATATTGTGCTGATGAGAAGTGATTTGATGGATGTACCAACTGCTGTTGAATTGAGTAAAGCGACTATCAAAAATATCAAAGAAAATTTATTTTGGGCATTTGGGTACAACGTTTTAGGGATTCCAATTGCTATGGGACTGCTCCATATTTTTGGCGGTCCATTATTGAATCCGATGTTAGCTGGTGCCGCAATGAGTTTTAGTTCAGTTTCGGTACTGATCAATGCATTGCGCTTAAAAAGATTTAAACCTTCTTCTAAATAG
- a CDS encoding CopY/TcrY family copper transport repressor, protein MISKIKPNISDAEWEIMRVVWANQTVTSKQITEIVKEKMNWKQATIKTLIGRLVEKEMLKTEAVGNKYLYSPLISEEESLKSKTSDFFDHLCNRKVGTTIADLVREATLSHTDIQMLEELLQQKKAEAVDVVPCNCIPGQCECQNHKHNG, encoded by the coding sequence ATGATCAGCAAAATCAAACCCAATATTTCAGATGCTGAATGGGAGATCATGCGGGTAGTTTGGGCGAACCAAACCGTGACCAGCAAACAAATCACAGAAATAGTAAAAGAAAAAATGAATTGGAAACAAGCAACAATAAAAACATTGATCGGCCGATTAGTTGAAAAAGAAATGTTGAAAACAGAAGCTGTTGGCAATAAGTACTTATATAGTCCACTCATTTCTGAAGAAGAGAGCTTGAAGAGTAAAACCAGCGATTTCTTTGATCACCTATGTAATCGGAAAGTTGGGACAACTATTGCCGATCTTGTTAGGGAAGCAACATTGAGCCATACGGACATTCAAATGTTAGAGGAACTTCTACAACAAAAAAAAGCCGAAGCGGTCGATGTTGTTCCATGTAATTGTATACCGGGGCAATGCGAGTGCCAGAATCATAAACATAACGGTTAA
- a CDS encoding MarR family winged helix-turn-helix transcriptional regulator — MDETTFVRSLEDQLCFEVYKASNGFSRMYGRALKSFGITFPQYLVLLALWDEDHIFIKNISDRLGMSIGTLNPILNRLTAQGWIQKVASDSDKRAVVVTLTEKSQQSKKAISKAILNEIIQCDLTDIGNEAFKRGLKSLNNEFKSLEERNDVKN; from the coding sequence TTGGATGAAACGACATTTGTCCGATCATTAGAAGACCAGTTGTGTTTTGAAGTATACAAAGCTTCGAACGGATTTTCAAGAATGTACGGCAGAGCGTTGAAGTCATTTGGGATAACTTTTCCTCAATACCTTGTTTTACTAGCATTATGGGATGAAGATCATATCTTCATAAAAAATATTAGTGATCGATTAGGGATGAGTATCGGAACATTGAATCCCATACTCAATCGATTGACAGCTCAAGGTTGGATCCAAAAAGTAGCCTCAGATAGTGATAAGCGAGCAGTGGTCGTCACATTAACTGAAAAAAGTCAGCAATCTAAAAAAGCTATTTCAAAAGCAATCTTAAATGAAATCATTCAGTGCGATCTAACGGACATAGGTAATGAGGCATTCAAAAGGGGTTTGAAATCGTTGAATAATGAGTTTAAAAGCTTAGAAGAAAGAAATGATGTTAAAAACTAA
- a CDS encoding ABC transporter ATP-binding protein, which yields MKLIELENVSRSFGEGHKRVDALKDTSFSIEEGEFIAIIGPSGSGKSTLLTIIGGLQMPSKGTVKINEKPFSNVIEKKRAALRFKEIGFILQASNLVPFLTVKDQLNLVNKVEKSKVDKEKQEKLLEELGILDLKDKYPSDLSGGERQRVAIARALYHDPSVILADEPTASLDSEKAFEVVGILARETKSKKKATIMVTHDERLISQCDKVYVMQDGILTLRESD from the coding sequence ATGAAATTAATCGAATTGGAAAACGTAAGTCGTTCGTTTGGTGAAGGACATAAACGAGTAGATGCATTGAAAGACACCTCTTTTTCTATAGAAGAAGGAGAATTCATTGCCATTATTGGCCCAAGCGGTTCAGGGAAAAGTACACTTTTGACGATTATCGGAGGTTTACAGATGCCTTCAAAAGGCACTGTTAAGATAAATGAAAAACCATTCAGCAACGTTATTGAAAAAAAACGAGCTGCTTTGCGCTTCAAAGAGATTGGATTTATTTTACAAGCATCCAATCTGGTTCCTTTTTTAACGGTAAAAGACCAACTAAATTTGGTGAATAAAGTCGAAAAGTCAAAAGTAGATAAAGAAAAACAAGAAAAATTACTAGAGGAACTAGGCATTCTTGATTTGAAAGACAAATATCCTAGCGATTTATCAGGTGGAGAGCGTCAACGTGTAGCTATCGCTAGAGCTTTATATCATGATCCATCTGTCATTTTAGCAGATGAGCCAACAGCTAGTTTAGATTCTGAAAAGGCATTTGAAGTAGTTGGAATATTAGCACGCGAAACGAAAAGTAAGAAAAAAGCCACAATAATGGTTACTCACGATGAACGATTGATCAGTCAGTGTGATAAAGTGTATGTTATGCAGGATGGTATTTTAACATTAAGAGAATCCGACTAA
- a CDS encoding ABC transporter permease, producing the protein MFLAWKEIKHSKTRFALIIGVMVLVSYLVYFLTGLAYGLAQDNRTSVDKWEADAIVLTDESNTNINMSMMTFEQAGKVRADETALLGLAPSVIRKAGETGEAAKINVTFFGVDADEFIMPEVIDGRAFENNDEVVADISLKEETGIELEDTIQLAGSDKEVEVVGFTENAKFSVAPVLYTTIAAYQEVRFEATDDSANGRISAVVVRDAAESFDEVVADSEKLAAYSIGDYILKIPGYNAQVLTFGLMIGFLIVIAAVVIGIFIYVLTLQKTSMFGVMKAQGISSGYIAKSVVAQTFLLSTIGVGIGLILTLITSLVLPTAVPYTTNGLFIAGITALLIIIAVLGALFSVRTVVKIDPLKAIG; encoded by the coding sequence ATGTTTTTAGCATGGAAAGAAATTAAACATTCAAAAACCAGATTCGCTTTGATTATTGGGGTCATGGTATTAGTATCTTATTTGGTTTATTTTTTGACCGGATTAGCGTATGGATTAGCACAAGATAATCGGACAAGTGTGGATAAATGGGAAGCTGATGCCATTGTTCTAACCGATGAATCAAATACCAACATCAATATGTCAATGATGACCTTTGAACAGGCAGGTAAAGTCAGAGCAGATGAAACAGCTTTGCTAGGGTTAGCGCCTAGTGTAATTAGAAAAGCAGGCGAAACAGGCGAAGCAGCGAAAATCAATGTTACTTTTTTTGGAGTCGATGCAGATGAATTTATTATGCCTGAAGTTATCGATGGGCGAGCATTTGAAAATAATGATGAAGTTGTGGCTGACATCAGCTTGAAAGAAGAAACTGGTATTGAATTAGAAGATACTATTCAACTTGCTGGAAGCGATAAAGAAGTGGAAGTAGTGGGGTTTACTGAAAATGCTAAGTTCAGTGTGGCACCTGTTTTATATACTACGATTGCTGCCTACCAAGAAGTACGCTTTGAAGCAACTGATGATTCAGCCAATGGTCGAATCAGTGCAGTAGTGGTTCGCGATGCAGCAGAATCTTTTGACGAAGTGGTAGCAGATTCCGAAAAATTAGCCGCTTATTCTATTGGAGACTATATTTTAAAAATACCTGGGTATAACGCTCAAGTATTGACATTCGGCTTAATGATCGGTTTCTTGATTGTGATCGCAGCAGTCGTTATTGGAATCTTTATTTATGTATTGACTTTACAAAAAACGAGTATGTTTGGCGTTATGAAAGCCCAAGGAATTTCTTCAGGCTATATAGCGAAGTCAGTTGTAGCACAAACATTCTTATTGTCTACTATCGGGGTCGGAATAGGTTTGATTTTAACGCTTATCACATCCCTTGTTCTTCCGACAGCGGTCCCTTACACTACAAATGGGTTGTTTATTGCAGGAATAACAGCGCTACTGATAATAATAGCTGTTTTAGGAGCATTGTTCTCAGTAAGAACGGTTGTTAAAATCGATCCACTGAAAGCAATCGGATAA
- a CDS encoding NUDIX hydrolase, with translation MLEDINDMLEHHEVKPISKQRHFAVLIPLIKVDDEIHLLYEIRSKKISQPGETSFPGGRVEAGETYKEAAIRETMEELTISRETIQILGEMDYIVNEQVVIRAFVGELKNIKLEDIQFNEEVEKLYTVPLTYFLAHKPIYYSANVKLEHEKDFPFDLIPGGEKYNWKQGKHAVPFYTLNEHTLWGFTASFTDHFIELLKQHKNRTKKKTEN, from the coding sequence ATGTTAGAAGATATAAATGATATGTTGGAGCACCATGAAGTAAAACCAATCAGTAAGCAACGTCATTTTGCAGTGCTGATCCCTTTGATAAAAGTTGATGACGAAATCCATCTTTTATATGAAATACGCAGTAAAAAAATCTCTCAACCGGGCGAAACGTCTTTTCCTGGTGGAAGAGTAGAAGCGGGTGAAACGTATAAAGAGGCAGCTATTCGTGAAACAATGGAAGAATTGACTATTTCAAGAGAAACCATCCAAATTTTAGGCGAAATGGATTACATTGTGAATGAGCAAGTGGTTATTCGAGCTTTTGTGGGAGAACTTAAAAATATCAAGCTAGAAGATATCCAATTTAATGAAGAAGTAGAGAAACTATATACCGTTCCGCTAACTTATTTTTTAGCTCACAAACCTATTTATTATAGTGCCAACGTAAAATTAGAACATGAAAAAGATTTCCCTTTTGACCTGATACCAGGAGGTGAGAAATACAACTGGAAGCAAGGAAAGCATGCTGTACCATTCTATACTTTGAATGAACACACATTATGGGGATTTACAGCCAGCTTCACAGATCACTTTATAGAGTTACTAAAGCAGCACAAAAATCGGACGAAAAAGAAGACGGAAAATTAG
- a CDS encoding aminotransferase class IV — MEQVEESFYFINDQKTPVEDTTVFNQLEGKTIYEVIRVQQGIALFLEDHLERFKASAAATDLFLKDSDAAITQRIYQLISINQVTHKNIKLILNASKGLLIFFTKTVYPPQAYYLNGMHTTLFKMERTDPTIKTLRNDYQKAVLAEREKQQAYEVLLVDQTDHVTEGSRSNLFIVKNNKLYTSPAKNVLLGIVRKKTLALCAMLGLEVIEENISVSKLVEIDGAFITGTGNNILPIQSIGDLTLHSTNNPIIKALMSEYTNLVATYINEHQAIDPLI; from the coding sequence ATGGAACAAGTAGAAGAAAGCTTTTATTTTATAAACGACCAAAAAACACCTGTAGAGGATACCACTGTTTTTAACCAATTGGAAGGGAAAACGATTTATGAAGTTATCCGCGTTCAACAAGGGATCGCTCTTTTTTTAGAAGATCATTTAGAACGGTTCAAAGCTTCCGCTGCTGCTACAGATTTGTTTTTGAAAGATTCAGATGCTGCGATAACGCAGCGTATTTACCAACTGATTTCAATAAACCAGGTTACCCATAAAAATATCAAACTTATTTTGAACGCTTCAAAAGGATTATTGATTTTTTTCACAAAAACCGTTTACCCACCACAAGCTTATTATCTAAACGGTATGCATACGACCTTATTTAAAATGGAAAGAACCGATCCAACCATCAAGACTTTGCGCAATGATTATCAGAAAGCCGTTTTAGCTGAGCGAGAAAAACAGCAGGCCTATGAAGTGTTGCTCGTTGATCAAACCGACCATGTGACAGAGGGCAGCCGTTCAAATTTGTTTATTGTCAAAAACAATAAGTTATATACGTCTCCTGCCAAAAATGTACTACTTGGTATTGTTCGAAAAAAAACATTGGCATTATGTGCAATGTTAGGTCTTGAAGTCATAGAAGAAAACATTTCTGTCTCAAAATTAGTTGAAATTGATGGAGCTTTTATTACAGGAACCGGAAATAACATTCTGCCTATCCAATCAATTGGAGATCTAACTTTACACTCTACCAACAATCCGATCATTAAAGCCTTGATGAGCGAGTATACGAATCTTGTTGCAACGTATATCAATGAGCATCAGGCTATTGATCCGCTCATTTAA
- a CDS encoding threonine/serine exporter family protein yields MISQIIGAFLAVLAATIILEAPKKHIFSAAIVGAVGWGAYLLCIGLLGSVLATYISGLVISTLSHVFSRIFKVPVTIFFLPGFYPLVPGSGMYLTVYEFIQGNNALAQGHLQNTMQVAGMIALAIFTMDTIFKVITRVQYMKKAD; encoded by the coding sequence TTGATCAGTCAAATCATAGGAGCTTTTCTAGCAGTTTTGGCAGCTACTATAATTTTGGAAGCCCCAAAAAAACATATTTTTTCAGCAGCCATTGTAGGAGCTGTGGGCTGGGGAGCTTATTTACTTTGTATTGGATTACTAGGATCTGTTTTAGCTACATATATTTCAGGGTTAGTGATCTCTACCCTATCACATGTTTTCTCGCGGATATTTAAAGTTCCAGTAACGATTTTCTTTTTACCTGGTTTTTATCCATTAGTTCCAGGCTCAGGTATGTATTTGACAGTCTATGAATTTATTCAAGGCAATAATGCATTAGCACAGGGGCATCTGCAAAATACGATGCAAGTAGCAGGGATGATTGCATTGGCTATTTTTACTATGGATACGATTTTTAAAGTAATAACAAGAGTCCAGTATATGAAAAAAGCAGACTAG
- a CDS encoding threonine/serine ThrE exporter family protein, whose product MDYKTLMDTAILAGKIMLESNAETYRVEDTMNRILKTSKFETTEALAMTTGLVATLDDPSIDDPITIVKRISIRDINLNNITKVNTISRQLTSEKITIPEAYAALQSIGEVQYKRLYKDIATAALTASFALLLGGGFFEILAAGINGGLLALVLKGEKKLDMGSFVRNVLSSAVISVGAVLMQSFIFPTVNMNIVIIGTIMPLVPGTAITNAIRDTLQGDYMSGGAKALEAFVVALSIALGVAIGLVIGGALY is encoded by the coding sequence ATGGATTACAAAACATTAATGGATACGGCTATACTAGCAGGGAAAATCATGTTAGAAAGTAACGCTGAAACCTATCGTGTAGAAGACACGATGAATCGTATTTTAAAAACATCAAAATTTGAAACAACCGAAGCATTAGCAATGACAACGGGACTAGTTGCTACTTTAGATGACCCTAGTATCGATGACCCAATCACGATCGTCAAACGGATCAGCATACGAGATATAAATTTAAACAATATTACCAAAGTAAATACTATTTCGCGCCAATTGACCAGTGAGAAAATAACGATTCCAGAGGCGTATGCGGCCTTGCAGAGTATTGGGGAAGTACAGTATAAACGGCTCTACAAAGATATTGCTACAGCAGCTTTAACGGCTTCTTTTGCATTATTATTAGGTGGCGGTTTTTTTGAAATACTTGCTGCTGGAATCAACGGCGGTTTATTGGCCCTAGTACTAAAAGGTGAAAAAAAATTAGATATGGGATCATTTGTACGAAATGTTTTATCATCTGCTGTTATATCAGTAGGTGCGGTATTGATGCAGTCCTTTATTTTCCCAACAGTCAATATGAATATAGTAATAATAGGTACGATCATGCCATTAGTACCAGGAACAGCTATTACGAATGCGATCCGAGATACGTTACAAGGGGATTACATGTCTGGCGGGGCTAAAGCTCTAGAGGCATTTGTAGTAGCCTTGTCCATTGCTTTGGGAGTTGCGATCGGACTTGTTATTGGAGGTGCATTGTATTGA
- a CDS encoding gluconokinase, which translates to MIKQQRYTIGVDIGTTSTKAVLYKEDLQVIDSTYIGYDIIQTEIGMAEQDPKVIFQAVLTVIRSLMQENKSIRQQVDFISFSSAMHSVIVVGEEDELLTNCIIWADNRPAKLVAQLKKTSDWKAIYQKTGTPVHSMTPLSKIMWLKEYFPGSLEKAKKIIGIKEYILYQLTGEYKIDYSIASATGLFNIHELTWDKDILKLVGIEESMLAEPVDVTYKWDAIRASYAEEMTIDPKTNLVIGASDGCLSNLGVGALEPGETAITIGTSGAIRMVTNQIVLDEEGRTFCYYLSKGRWVIGGAVNNGGNVMAWLIAVFFPEGKRQVGNAVETELEQLNRLAEIVAPGGDGLFFLPYLNGERAPLWESEATGSYIGLASRHATGHMVRAAMEGVLFNLYEVWQLIQEVGGPSKTIKVTGGFLNSPLWKQMLVDIFDRAMQQPTSFESSCLGAVMLGNLAEEISGSSSPQKSAGLLKDREETGIWLQPNERTAEKYRKIIPIYQKTAKEMSKVRKIMIEVD; encoded by the coding sequence ATGATAAAGCAGCAAAGATATACGATTGGAGTCGATATTGGCACAACAAGCACGAAAGCCGTATTGTACAAAGAGGATCTGCAAGTAATCGATAGTACTTATATAGGATATGACATTATTCAAACAGAGATAGGCATGGCAGAACAGGATCCAAAAGTGATTTTCCAAGCTGTACTTACGGTTATTCGATCGTTGATGCAAGAAAACAAGAGCATCAGACAGCAAGTGGACTTTATTTCGTTCTCAAGTGCTATGCACAGTGTCATTGTTGTGGGTGAAGAAGATGAATTGTTGACCAATTGTATTATATGGGCGGACAATCGTCCAGCAAAGCTGGTTGCACAATTAAAAAAAACTTCGGATTGGAAAGCAATATATCAGAAAACGGGGACGCCAGTTCATTCTATGACACCACTGAGTAAAATCATGTGGCTGAAAGAATATTTCCCTGGTAGCTTAGAAAAAGCCAAAAAAATTATCGGTATCAAAGAATACATTTTATACCAATTGACTGGAGAATACAAAATCGATTATTCGATTGCTTCAGCAACAGGACTGTTTAATATCCATGAGTTGACCTGGGATAAAGATATCCTAAAACTTGTTGGAATTGAAGAGTCTATGTTAGCTGAACCAGTTGATGTGACTTATAAATGGGATGCTATCCGAGCATCCTATGCTGAAGAAATGACGATCGATCCAAAAACGAATTTAGTGATCGGTGCTAGCGATGGCTGCTTATCCAATCTTGGCGTAGGGGCATTAGAACCTGGTGAAACAGCGATCACGATCGGTACTAGCGGAGCAATCCGAATGGTAACCAACCAAATTGTATTGGACGAAGAAGGCAGAACATTTTGCTACTATTTGTCCAAAGGTCGATGGGTCATCGGCGGCGCTGTAAATAACGGCGGCAATGTGATGGCCTGGTTGATAGCTGTCTTTTTCCCAGAAGGAAAGCGACAAGTGGGCAACGCTGTCGAAACAGAGTTGGAGCAGCTCAATCGACTTGCCGAAATTGTCGCTCCAGGTGGGGATGGACTGTTCTTCTTACCTTATTTAAATGGTGAGCGTGCACCATTATGGGAATCAGAAGCTACTGGCAGTTACATTGGCTTAGCTTCTCGTCACGCTACTGGACATATGGTAAGAGCAGCAATGGAAGGCGTCTTATTTAATCTTTATGAAGTCTGGCAACTTATCCAAGAAGTTGGAGGACCATCTAAAACGATTAAAGTAACGGGTGGCTTTTTGAACTCGCCTTTGTGGAAACAGATGCTTGTAGATATATTCGACAGAGCGATGCAACAGCCGACCAGTTTTGAAAGTTCTTGTTTAGGTGCAGTAATGTTGGGAAACTTAGCCGAAGAAATCTCGGGAAGTTCCTCACCACAAAAGAGTGCTGGTTTGCTAAAGGACAGAGAAGAAACGGGAATCTGGCTGCAGCCTAATGAAAGGACCGCAGAAAAATACCGGAAGATTATTCCAATTTATCAAAAAACAGCTAAAGAAATGAGTAAAGTTCGTAAAATTATGATCGAAGTTGATTAA